Proteins co-encoded in one Mastacembelus armatus chromosome 24, fMasArm1.2, whole genome shotgun sequence genomic window:
- the batf gene encoding basic leucine zipper transcriptional factor ATF-like, whose protein sequence is MAQGSDSNDTSYKSPSPGSRPSSSDDAKKVMRREKNRIAAQKSRMRQTQKADSLHLESENLEKENAALRKEVKQLTEEAKYLTSVLSSHEPLCTGLTSQTPDILYPPHHTSYHQHISVPHYQH, encoded by the exons ATGGCTCAGGGCTCTGACAGCAATGACACAAGCTACAAGTCCCCATCACCTGGAAGCAGGCCG AGCTCCTCAGATGATGCGAAGAAGGTGATGCGGAGGGAGAAGAACCGGATTGCTGCTCAGAAGAGCAGGATGAGGCAAACTCAGAAAGCCGACAGCCTACACCTG gAGAGCGAGAACCTGGAGAAGGAGAACGCTGCGCTGAGGAAAGAGGTGAAGCAGCTGACCGAGGAGGCCAAGTACCTGACGTCTGTGCTGAGCAGCCATGAACCTCTGTGCACCGGTCTGACTTCTCAGACCCCCGACATCCTCTACCCTCCTCACCACACCAGCTACCACCAGCACATCAGTGTACCACACTACCAGCACTGA